DNA from Rhipicephalus sanguineus isolate Rsan-2018 chromosome 11, BIME_Rsan_1.4, whole genome shotgun sequence:
AAATATTATTCACCGAAACGCCTCTTCTATGAGCAAAGCGCGCGGGCACGTCAGCATTATTATACAGATATAGTGTAACGGGCATAGCGGAATAGCGGGCCTAGCGGAATAGCGGGcatagcggaatagcgggatcgaaatgcgcatgctcagtacgctaaacgacccgtagcgtgtGCCGTACGCAAGCTATTTTTCAGATGTCACCGTGTTTTGCGTGGTTTACGCAGTGAACGTTAACAACTGTggcggtttcaggcgcccgcttCGGACTGAAGTTGGCGTTGCTGTTGAAGGATTGACTTAGTAGTTCGCAGCAAATGACTGCGCTGAATGGCCTCGCTTAGCTTCAGGTAGCTGcgacgaccgagtattacggataacttcgCGGAGCTTTTGAGATCggttcccatttcgaacgttcaTAGGCCTAACGAGAAGATCAAcataaacaaatctgcaacatatGAAGGGGGCTCCTACGCACTGCgttcgcacgcctatggtcatggCGCCCgttgaacaacaacaaaaaaaaaaaagattagagaCCCTTCACCTAACTCTAAGGAAAGCACAGATGAATGTCGATCTCCCTCGAGACATTCACGCAATTACTTAGACGGTCTTAGTTGATTGCTTCCTGTAACTTGTTCTCTTTTGGCCGCATAGATATTGCTACTGGTTCTGTCATACCGAGGCTTTGTCGACGAGGTGTTAATTCAGATTCGGTTCACTTGCGTGCGTTTATACTGCTCTAATTGACTCCAATTTGCATTTTATTCACATTCAATTCGCCTTAATTCGCATTCGGTTCACACTATGCACTAATCGTATCACTTCTAATCGCTTGGCAAAACGTTACTACAAATATGTCCCCCCGccttgaagctttctgcacattgCCCTCAGTTGCACTACCTGCGGGGCTGGTCCTTCCGGACTTCTGGTAGCATTCATGTTCACGCAGCCGGACGCCGTATATTTAGCctaaagccttaggtgcctcatgaaacgcgaaaaggaAGTGACCGTCGACTTCGACACGAAAGGTACAAAAAAGTCGTATGACGTCATACGAGGTTCCGAGACGAGTCCCACGAGGTGTGAatatgtgacgtcgtcatgacgtcacaggtcgccgtAATTTGCCACATCACGATGACATATATGACGACGTAATTACACGACATCGTCGGTTCTTCAAAGGTGGGCTGATACCGAATCCAGTGCGAcaccaagcaggggcgtagccagaaattttttaggggcgaagctccttaaggcggcacccgttcgtccctcgtagtcgtcgtcatcgtagtagtgcgtaacaagtcttacgctttgacctccaaggtggtgccggtgggagatttctcctgtgcgttgttgaacaataaaaaattcgcagcgtgcgcgttaactaaaagccgaattcttctgtctctcattccccattagcagccattggcatgttccagtaggaaacgttagtagaagtagaagtgtaagtgttagctaaaagccgacttcttctgtctctcattcccattagcagccattgtttacctccaaggtagtgcctggtgagatttctcctgtgcgtgattaaacaataaaaattttgttcaaaacgccgttgattgatgaaatacaccaacgaaagacgccagatgttttgtaaaagcagaacgaaagaacgccagatgtttttcttaaagtgtagtagtagcagttgtatgtagccacctcgcccgatcgtcaacgggcgaggtggaccggcaacggcgcgaggaccctgccgtacgagagttaaatcacactaaaagacatactttgcgggcgatacactctagtgagctttcaacttttcgtcttaatgtacatgataaagaaattatttctacgaaaaacgcaaggcacaccttgagcaatatatttggttttgggacgctaaatggaaccatgaggcgatgcgaagccggagcacttgcacgatcgcgttccgttggcttttgttgggcatgctaccgacctcgcgtcgtggaacgcgcgtcccgtcttccctctagccttgcctttaattcgcacagggcgagcggggaatgcggtcgctcttggcgcacttggcgctctttcgctcgggagcggacttcttccttgcatttcaccgatcacaagtgataatgaagggaccacgtaaaccaacagtacaataaaagtttgatgttaaaatatacacgatgtttcacactctttatattatgtactgggcgcatttcacggaagagtttcacggtttacagatgattccctccgtagcttcgccccactcatcatcattcaccccgtggatatgctgtgattttttcggtgTAGCGGAGGTTCAACCGCCCTTTAGGtatgtgcgtgcgcttgtatgtgtgcgtgttcaTACACATGCAAGAAaacatcacagggtcccttatgaactCACCTGAGAcggctggaaggcgaaagccatcttctttttcttctcagtcgatgtattgatcctgcccctgATTTTTGATCCTGATCCTGATTTTTGTGTATAATAGAATAATAAAtggactttgactttgactttgccccgacaccctccgaaagctttctgcacctaacgtggttttgcattgcctccaggatcgggggcacctcacgtggttttacactgcctccgtgatcggcccaccattgaccaagctacgatgtcatgtgatgacgtcataatgtgacgtcacgatgacgtcacattgacGTCTAAAATtgggcaatctgtgacgtcatgatggcgtcatattgtATCGTcaccacatgatgattttttccatcactcgtgctgacgccgccgacgcgggacgccggtcaattttcgcgtttgatgagacatctaaggctttcgccttaaaatgaacAATTCCGGGGGTTTGAATCaacctcagcccccccccccttccccccttcccgTCTACGCCAATGTCACGAAGCGAGGAGCAGAAGGTGGGAGAAGGGCGGAAGGAACAATGCAatatactgagaagaaaaagaacaagattgctttcgccttcgtgtctcCTTAGGCGAATACATGATTGACCgggttacctttttttttttactcgtgaGCCTTACGGGGCTATCGCATTAATAAACTTTCACTTAATAACTCTCTGACGACAATGTCGACGACGCTTTGCCGCTGCACTGCGTGCGCAGTGTTACACGCACTACTACCTGGGCTGGAAGATATCGGTGACCAATCCAGGCGAAGAGGACAAGCCTCTTGGCACCGGTGGTACAGATGCAGGCCACCCTGGCGGTGGCGCGGGCCGAGCAACCAGGACTATCCTAGTgtcgccgccgttgctgctgctTTTCATCGGCTGCGTACTCGTGCGGCTTCCCTGACATCCGCCTTTTTACTGTTTAACGTTCTCCGTTCAGttcttgtgttttttgtttttataaCACTCTTTTGCCTTATGTTCTGCGATAACATTTCTTTCGTACCCAGAGTTGCACAAAGCCTTGTGCACAAGTTGCCCTGTTTGCTGTTCTGGCCAGTAAGATGAAGTGTCCGTGAGCCGCGGAACAATATATAGTTGTAAGCAAGTCTGCCaccgctttctttctttactttattAAGCGACAATGACCAGTTAAGCGCTTATGTTTTCGTCGGTGTCCTTGCAGCCTCACCGGATGATTAAATAGCTAAAAACGATTGCACCCAACGTTTGCGACGTTGCGACGTTTAGCCATAGACGGAAAGAGCGTACCACGCGGCTattctttccgttttttttttgtcaataactCACAAAGAGACACCAAATGAAAATATATTTTGGAATTTAAAGCAGCGCGAAAGAGAGATGACATATTGTCAGAGGCACTTCAGCTGACACAGACACTTAGCGGCAAGTATATTTTTAggtatcttttatttttttatttttttgcaatacGAAGCATTGCACTCGCATCGTCAGAAGaggtttggaaagaaaaaaacgcagaAACGCTGAGTGAATGGTAAGGGTATAGCACCGTCGCCGTCATAGGCGTTCGCACAGGGGGAGcaggggggccggccgccccccctaatcacctaataggggggcgcaaaatctgctccgtacattgacccttctagtaacctaagagggggggggggcgcaaaatctgccccatacattgacttagaagggtggggggcgctgcgacgaacctttgcgcCTATGGTCGCCGTGATATGCCCGTTTACCAGCTAGCCGCGACGTCATGAATATTCCCGGGTTTCTGCTTGGGGCTAATAACTTCTTAGCGGCGAAGATAAACTAGGTTCTGTTATAAAGAAGTCGCATAGACAAAATATAGCAATTACGGAGTATTTTTGCTCGAGCATAaattaatgccaaggaaagagaagaggaaaaggGGTCGCCCGTGCGCGAGTTGGTTAGGGATAGTGTCCTGCAGTGGGTCTATAGGAAAGCGTGTCGATGAAGAACTTTTGTTAAATGGACCTCACTCACATACTCATGTTGCCGCCAAGGCTATGCAGCGACTCGAGACGGTGCTTAACAATGATCCttcaaataaacaaagaaaaaagataaacAAGCGGCTTCAATATCTGCGACGTCACATGGGCGTGCCGGTGATTGTGTTCCGGCTCGAAATACTAGAAAACAAAAATTATGACAGCTTCACGCactactggtgccaagcctgaaggaagagcgcagctgggtgcccttctttgtttctctatttatttttatctttctgtctctttctctctgtttcttttatctatttttgtatctgtttctatttctttctttctcgctctatctttgtttttgttcttcgttttctttctctctatttctgtctttttctttctgccttgctctctgTTTCTTATATCTCTCTTTCGtgtccgtttctttctatctctttctcgacATTGTGCCCTACTCCCTCCGGTACAAGGGTTGCAGAAATTGGCATATTTCCTAATTACACAACACAGCGCTTCACTATCCCTGTGCGACACGACATCCTCATCTATAGAGACGCGACTCGCTATTACGATTTCTCCGCACCGTTGGGAAGGAAGAGGCCGCAAAAACTGAACTAATGGTAAATTGAGCATTCCTAAAGTTCGTTTATACCACTTCTGGTAGAAACATTTTGCTACACACGACCGCTTTGGTGAGGGCACTAGCGTGGACTGCTTCGGCAGGAATTTCGAAAATATTTTTCTACCTCTTTAGAAGTGCTCGCTGTCAGCAGATAACTATCGCATGCAGTTTGGGTGCGTCGCTGAATTCGGTCTATGAAGATAATATAGCGTGACTGGCTGTGCAAGAATTAAAATTATTTACGTGGTAATACGACTAGTTGCCGTAAAATACTTCAATCTAGCACTTCTTGGCACGAAATTATGTAAGTTTCGCGCATCTATAGACAATCGATCAAAATGCGTGTCGCAAAGGGCTGTGGGTTGTATAAATTAACGGCCTTTCCTTATTTCAACTcactactttttttatttttcttaatttacAAGTACTGCTCTCTCTGTACGACACATAGCAGGGGTAGGTCAGTACAAGATATTGAGGATGCAAGAACGAAGTTGCGTAATATAACAGGCTAAAAGAACACAAAGAAGAGGTGAAACAGATTTACAGATTCCAAACCAAAATTTAAAAATCAAGAATTGAGTATCGAAACTTTAAATATTGAAACATTGAACGTACAAGAACATAGTTTGCATGATATATCGGGTTAAAAGAATGCACAACAGATTCACAGATTGCAGATCAAATTGGAAATGTTGTCAAGTATCAACACGCGTATGTTTTGTCATTTGTGCACAAAATTGTTCCGCAGGCACTATTCTAACAGTGCCATAAAGTTCGTTCTACATTTCAATTGTTGACAGGAGGAAATAAAATTTAAAGCAGTTCAGCTGCAACTTGAGTGGCACAATGTACTCCGGATCAGCGCGCCTGCGCACAACGTTGGTGACGAAATAAATGGGCACACAAATAAATGTACACAAATACACAAATGTACACAAATAAATGCACACAAACAAATGTACGcaaataaatgcaaataaatttaCGGAGGAACTGATGATTTTGTGAAGCATGATAAGACGATCTTCTGCGCGTGCCTGAGCCAACGACGGCAGGGGATAGTGATTCAGCGTGAAAGGATGGTGAGAAATGGCGATCGTACCTACCGAATATGAATCGTATCGCTgctgccactactactactactactactactactactactgctactactattaaTGGAACGAAAGAAGAATTttcaccttcgaataacgcgttatccgaaggttgcaagttcggtccttgccggcggcaggttgtcttttcgtccactttaattccttaaCAATCAGATcataatccgcctctttcattttcctgtgctgccctgtgccgttttggtaggggtttggtaggggccgggacaaccggtgttaccagaagcaaagcctccgagatgaggaGACGTTTCGcaacttttccgctaggggagagcgcatgcgcaggggcgttgTGAAGAAGGCGGATGACTAAATATAACGCGCCCTTTACTTTACTTGGctttattgtttgttagttctcattactactactactactactactactactactaactactactactactactactactactactactactactactactactactactactactactactactaccctaAACTCAAGAAACTACCTCGCCCTCCGCCAATGGGCGAGCACGTCGTTTTGAGAGTCTCGCTAGGAAACAGTTTATATTTGCCTGACATGGTTGCGAAACGTTACACGTACACACCGTCCTGCAAGAGGCTCACGATTGTAAACATCAGCCTCGTCCCACTTATCCGGTCTCACGTGCACCGCGCCGTTCATTCTACAATCATTCACGCTCCAGCAGCGTCGCGGCACGGCGCCCTCTTATTGTTCGCTGCATCACGGCGATGTCGTTTTGACGTCTCGCGCGCGGCCGACCATTGTGGCTCCCGTCTCGTACACGGACGTCGAGGAGTCGGGTCGATGTTCTTTGTTGCACGACCTCTCTATGCATTGCTTCACGTTTGTCGCCCTTTTATTCATTACACGTCGACGGCACACTAAAACAGCATCGCCAAGGAACAACACGCACGCAGTGTGTGCATTGTGAATAAAATCCCATGCTTCATCCCATGTTGAAATGCAGCGCAAGCGTGATGAACCCGTGAGTGAGATTCGGTTGACGCTTCAAGCACCACGGTACCCAATGCTTTACAGCGAcgctgttgtcgttgttgttgttgttgttgttgttgctgctgttgttgttgttgtgctctgtgcatggcacatacccaaagCAGGGTATTGGTCAAATATTGGCTAAATTCTTTCAATattttctgtgttatatatttcctAGATGTGCTAGTTAATTATTTATATAAAGCGCCAATTATCCGTAATGATATATTTAAAGCCCGGTCTCAGTCTACCCCGTGTCGTCGTCGTATatattgtagtagtagtagtagtagtagtagtagtagtagtagtagtaataccAGTAGTCGTAGGCGTCACACAGGTGACGTGACCAGAGGGGatggagtgaataaagaaattaatAAAACAAGATTATGATGGTGGCGATGGTCGCAATGATTATAATGCTAAATTCTGATCATGATGCTCCAAATAATGAGGATGATGCtaaatgatgacgatgacgctgcttgcgttccagcgcagccaTTGTGGGCCCCGGCTGCACTGGAACGCTGCcgtagcgttccagcgcggccgtCAATGAGCGTCGCGTTGGAACCACATGATTAAACCTGAAGCTCAAAGAAACCACAAAGAAATCCTGAGTTGAGAACTTCGCTGAAACTACGGAGCAAGAATGTAATGGCTGATGAAAGGGGCCACAGCTTTGCTGTACGACGGTTTTCACAGAATTATTTGTTTATCCCGACGCACACTTTCCCTAGggaatgcgcgcgcgcgcgcgcgcgtgtgtgcgtgtgcgtgtgcgtgcgtgtgtgtgtgtgtgtgtgtgtgtgtgtgtgtgtgtgtgtgtgtgtgtgtgtgtgtgtgtgtgtgtgtgtgtgtgtgtgtgtgtgtctgtgccgCAAGATCCGTGTCATGTATGAACTGAAGCAGTGGCTTGTGGTATCTAATATAAGTGCCTAGGTGGCTGCAGCGGCGCGCTGCTGAAAGCgaggacgcgagttcgattcccacCCACGGCGGCGACATTTAAACGGGGGTGAAATGGAAAAGCGCGCCGTGTACTAAGCTTTACGTGCGCGTCAAAAAGCGTCGAATTCAATGCGGAGCCCCCTGCTGTGGTTTCTTCGTAATCATAATCTTGGCACGCTAAACGTCACTGAttgatttttttccctcttagGCCTTCGATGGCGACAGGTTATGCATGTCAAGCATTTAAAAGTTTCCATAGATGGTTTTTTTTATTGTAGAATTGTAAATACCGATTTATATTGGAAGTGCTGTTTATGCACAAGCatgcgaacgaacgaacgaacgaacgaacgaacgaacgaacgaacgaacgaacgaacgaacgaacgaacgaacgaacgaacgaacaagtcGTACCATGGATAGGACGCGGATAGGAGCGCCAGCGAAAGAAGCAAGCAACTCGTAAGTTCCTCCTCCGCACAAgaccaagcgcgccagaaggaccgtcatcacgaaaacctgcctcctcggTCATAATTGCCTGGAACGGTGGTGTGGCTTCGCGGTCCCTCATCTATACTCCAGGCCTTTCAACAAAGCTAGTTCCTAAGTATCAATGCCCTTGAGGCGTCGTACGTCAAGCATTGCCAGTTAACTGTATTATTCCGCCCGTTCAATCTAGGGACCGCCGCGGTGGCGGCCGCGGAAGTGTTCAGGTCGACCGACTAAAGGCGCACTATGACCCGCCAGTCGTACCTGTTCCTTAAGTGGCCATTATGGCTGCTTTTCTAcctaggaaggaaggaacaggagagagaggaaaggcagggatgttaaccagtctagaaggaccggtatgctaccctacaataGGGGAGTTtgaaagatagagagagggagagcacgcacgcacaaagtcacacacCTCACAGTCATGATAACGCCATTAGTCTATAActgccggtgcaagtctgatgtcttcaagaaCTTGGGCCGCTGAAGTAAAAGGTTGTCTCCTTCGCGCTCCGCGACTTCGAACGCGAACTCTACGCTTCCCTCAGCGGCCGCCCGGCCGCTTGGCCCCACGATTCCTGAGTGGACGAGCGAGGCCATGCCTCGGAAGAACTCTGGCAAGAAGATGAAGCAGGCCGGCAAGGACCAGAGATCCCCCCAACAGCAGGAGGAGATTTCCGAGCGCCAGACCGTTCCTGCCTTCGATGACCGGCCACTGGAGAAGGCCAAGGAAGCGCTACCACGCTCCCAGGCCACTTCGGAGCCTCCCGCCACCGCTGCGGCACCCCCTAAGCCTGCCTGCAACACCTCGGCACCTGCtgcccctgctgctgctgctgctaccgcaCTCGCCGCTCCTCGCGAAGCCGCGAAGCCTTACCTGCGCTCGCGCTCGGGCACTCGAGTGGGACCCACGACCTACGGGCTCGACAGTAACGGTCCGTTACGACAAGCTGTAGAGCAGCAGGAAAAACAGGAAAAAGAGGAGTACCAGATCTTCGAAGCCTGGTTGGCTCGTAAGCGTGCCACACAACGTGCTGCAATCCACGCGGCACATGCAAGCACGAGCTCGGCACAAGCACCGACTGCGAGCCCCAACCAATTGGAGCAGCAGGCGGTGACAACGATCGGAGATTGGCTGCTAAACAAGGCCAAGGACGCAGCACCAGTTGCCGCGGACCTTCCCGAACCAGCAGCCGCTACCACGCCAGCCGACTCAGACGCGCCGTCTAGTTCACATGCCGAGACGTCAGTTGACGAAGCCATGGACACCACGGCGACCTCGCGTAAGCGAGGACGCGAGGAAGACGCAGCGGAGGGCCCGCGGAAGCAAGCGAGCCCACACGCTGCAGCGGCAATCACAACAACAGCTGCTGCGGCACCTGCTCCCTCCCCCCCAACGCGGGACGACGCGACGAGCTCGACAGCAACTCCCGCAGTCCTCCTCGCGCAGGCGGCCCCCGCCGACAATGTGGCAGCGCCCCCTGCGGCTCCCGCAGGAACGAGGAAGGTAAACAAGCGGAAGGCACGTCCCAAGCGACGGCGGCGGCCGCGCGAGCTCGTGTATTCTGCTGCTGAGCCCCGGACAGCTCCGAGGCAACTCAACACCATGGTCGCCGTGCCGCGCCCGTGCCCAAGCCCCCCGCcagccgcggacgacttcgtcaccGTCGTCTCCAAGGCAGCGCAGCGGAGAGCAAGGGCACTCGAGGCCGCGGCTGTTACGATCGATCCTGCCGTGGTAGGGACAGCCCTGTTCCGTCCCTCAGCCCCTGGCGGTTCTTTCAGCGGATCGCCGCGTCTGACACTCGCGGCGGCACTCGCTAAGCGGCCCGGTGTGACGGCGGTGCGTGTCAACCACCGTCTAAACATCGTGGCCGCGGACGCGTCGACACCGTCGTGTTTGTCCGAGCTCCTCGCCATCAGGGAGCTCGGCGGCGTCCCTGTCACTGCCAGGGAGCCCGCGGATCGTCGCTCCAGCACCGGCTTCGTCTACGGCGTGGACGGTGACCTGACGAACGCGGAGCTACTCGCGGGCATCACATCGGCGGTTCCCGTGCTCTCGGCAACGAGGGAGGGTGCCTCGGTGAAGCTACGATTCGCCGAACCGCTCCCACCTGAACGAGTCGTGCTGCTCGGCCTGCGGTTGCGGGTGCGACATGTGAGGCCGCGACCACGCCAGTGCCAGCAGTGCGGTCGCTTCGGCCACGTTGCCGAGGCATGTCAGCGCAAGGGAGCGTGCATCCGCTGCGGCCGCCAACACCTGGAGACGGAGAGCTGCAACCCCCGCTGCGTCAACTGCGGCGGGGCCCATGCAGCTGACACCCCCACCTGTCCTCGCTGGCAGGAGGAAAGGAGAGTGGCCACGCTCATGGCCGCCACTCCAACGCCGCTCTCGAGAAGGGCGGTCAAGGCCGCAGTACGCGAGGAGTCCCGTGAGGTGCGCTCCTACGCTGCTGCGGTCAAGAACAAACTTCTCGAGGGCAACACCACGGATCCCGGCCTGCAGCGcccatctcctgcgccgcgccgaTCTCTCCTGTCAACGGCGAGCTCCCCCAAGTCGAGCCTGCCTGCTGCCCCACCCGCCGCGCCTGCCGAGGACCCGCGGGACACTCTCATCACAAACCTGCTGGCCACACTGCAGGCTGTGATGCAATTCCTTCCTGAGGAACACCCGCTGCGAGCCACCTGCCTCCAGGCGCTCGGCGCACAGCCGGGTGCCCCCAGGAGCGAGTAGACTCGCCCCTACTCGTCGGCACATCCCCCCGAGGAGTCCCGACATCGTCGGCTACGGCTGACCACAACCTCGGCTGCGGATTTCAACCGCTGCAGCCTCAGCTCCACGCCAACCTTGCCGCGCCCGCGCCTGCTGCGCTCTgacccctttcctctttttctctttcttctcttcttttctccCACCCCCCCTACCCCtacaaggcgcttagccgtgctccctcaagggttgcagaaattagcgtcgTTTTCCTTTTCCTCCAGAACCACTACAACAACAACTGTCTTCGTCGGCTTCaaccgcgatgacctctcaggaggacattccagaatggtttctacCGTCACTTGTGTGTGACCTATGCAAGCTAGcgcgactgcgagtgattttcgctgcgcattgtagcgaggacagtcgcagaagatgtgctgtaatgtctcctcgccataggtcggcagactcactcacgagtagactcgctcagactcgctcagactcataccgagacgtgagtctgagtctgagtgagtccgggtgagtaaagttttcgtgagtctgagtccgagtgagttcggt
Protein-coding regions in this window:
- the LOC119375057 gene encoding ice-structuring glycoprotein; translated protein: MPRKNSGKKMKQAGKDQRSPQQQEEISERQTVPAFDDRPLEKAKEALPRSQATSEPPATAAAPPKPACNTSAPAAPAAAAATALAAPREAAKPYLRSRSGTRVGPTTYGLDSNGPLRQAVEQQEKQEKEEYQIFEAWLARKRATQRAAIHAAHASTSSAQAPTASPNQLEQQAVTTIGDWLLNKAKDAAPVAADLPEPAAATTPADSDAPSSSHAETSVDEAMDTTATSRKRGREEDAAEGPRKQASPHAAAAITTTAAAAPAPSPPTRDDATSSTATPAVLLAQAAPADNVAAPPAAPAGTRKVNKRKARPKRRRRPRELVYSAAEPRTAPRQLNTMVAVPRPCPSPPPAADDFVTVVSKAAQRRARALEAAAVTIDPAVVGTALFRPSAPGGSFSGSPRLTLAAALAKRPGVTAVRVNHRLNIVAADASTPSCLSELLAIRELGGVPVTAREPADRRSSTGFVYGVDGDLTNAELLAGITSAVPVLSATREGASVKLRFAEPLPPERVVLLGLRLRVRHVRPRPRQCQQCGRFGHVAEACQRKGACIRCGRQHLETESCNPRCVNCGGAHAADTPTCPRWQEERRVATLMAATPTPLSRRAVKAAVREESREVRSYAAAVKNKLLEGNTTDPGLQRPSPAPRRSLLSTASSPKSSLPAAPPAAPAEDPRDTLITNLLATLQAVMQFLPEEHPLRATCLQALGAQPGAPRSE